A genomic segment from Dietzia psychralcaliphila encodes:
- a CDS encoding DinB family protein, with the protein MDWTAQLVDQLEYHWDGHLRPRLEGLTDDEYHFSPAQDDRTWDVRPRGTGTADMHGGVGDFTIDFAYPEPRPAPLTTIAWRIGHVVVGVLGARWHDHFGGPPHDYMTHEFAGDAAGGLAQLDRTYAGWMEGVRGLDGDALAAPVGEAEGHWSSAPMATLVLHIHREVIHHGAEMCLLRDLYAHTV; encoded by the coding sequence ATCGACTGGACCGCCCAACTCGTCGACCAGCTCGAGTACCACTGGGACGGCCACCTCCGGCCTCGCCTGGAGGGGCTGACCGACGACGAGTATCACTTCTCCCCCGCGCAGGACGATCGGACCTGGGACGTGCGACCGCGCGGGACCGGCACCGCGGACATGCACGGCGGGGTCGGCGACTTCACGATCGACTTCGCCTACCCCGAACCCCGGCCCGCACCACTGACGACCATCGCGTGGCGGATCGGCCACGTGGTCGTGGGAGTGCTCGGAGCCCGGTGGCACGACCACTTCGGCGGCCCGCCCCACGACTACATGACCCACGAGTTCGCCGGCGACGCCGCGGGCGGACTCGCGCAACTCGACCGCACCTACGCGGGCTGGATGGAGGGGGTCCGTGGGCTCGACGGCGATGCCCTCGCCGCGCCCGTCGGGGAGGCCGAGGGTCACTGGTCCTCCGCCCCTATGGCCACCCTCGTCCTGCACATCCACCGCGAGGTCATCCACCACGGCGCGGAGATGTGCCTGCTGCGCGACCTGTACGCCCACACCGTCTGA
- a CDS encoding helix-turn-helix transcriptional regulator — translation MPTTQRVLGMLDLLQRRAVWSGPELAAELGVTTRSVRRDVDRLRDLGYPVESERGAGGGYRLGSGRRLPPLLLDDREAVAVAIALRLAAGGAVAGIGEHALGALTKLDQVMPGRLRDKVAAVSESMVTIPGADTPVEPELLIELGHAVRGTEQVRLDYRDRAGRDTERRVEPYRIVVLGRRWYLLSYDLDRADWRTFRLDRIRAVHRSRWRFTPRPDVPDPATHVQHAVTTAPYEHLASVVVDAPADEVLECFPPTYGTVTELRPVDHPDGPACRLETGAADLDELAWYLGRLPGPFIVESPDGLRARLAAIAQRLARAAGQVEPDRHDPATTGGDY, via the coding sequence ATGCCCACGACCCAGCGTGTGCTGGGCATGCTCGACCTGTTGCAGCGGCGCGCGGTGTGGTCCGGGCCCGAGCTCGCGGCCGAGCTGGGGGTCACCACCCGCTCGGTGCGGAGGGACGTCGACCGACTTCGCGACCTGGGATATCCGGTCGAGTCCGAACGCGGCGCGGGTGGCGGGTATCGGCTGGGTTCGGGCCGTCGGCTGCCACCGCTGCTGTTGGACGACAGGGAGGCCGTGGCCGTGGCGATCGCACTGCGGCTGGCCGCCGGCGGAGCGGTGGCGGGCATCGGCGAGCACGCCCTGGGCGCCCTGACCAAGCTCGACCAGGTCATGCCCGGTCGGCTCAGGGACAAGGTCGCCGCAGTCAGCGAGTCGATGGTGACCATCCCCGGTGCCGACACCCCCGTGGAGCCGGAGCTGCTCATCGAACTCGGCCACGCCGTTCGCGGCACCGAGCAGGTGCGATTGGACTACCGGGACCGCGCCGGCCGCGACACCGAGCGCCGGGTCGAGCCCTACCGGATCGTGGTGCTGGGCCGCCGCTGGTATCTGCTGTCCTATGACCTCGACCGCGCCGACTGGCGGACGTTCCGCCTGGACCGCATCCGCGCGGTGCACCGCAGCCGCTGGCGGTTCACCCCGCGCCCGGACGTGCCCGACCCGGCCACGCACGTCCAGCACGCGGTGACCACAGCGCCGTACGAGCACCTGGCCAGTGTGGTGGTCGACGCCCCGGCCGACGAGGTGCTCGAGTGCTTCCCGCCCACCTACGGCACCGTCACCGAGTTGCGGCCGGTCGATCACCCCGACGGCCCGGCCTGCCGCCTCGAGACCGGCGCCGCCGACCTCGACGAGTTGGCCTGGTACCTGGGCCGGCTTCCGGGGCCGTTCATCGTGGAGTCCCCGGACGGGCTGCGTGCGCGACTCGCGGCGATCGCCCAGCGGTTGGCGCGCGCGGCCGGTCAGGTGGAACCCGACCGCCACGACCCGGCGACCACCGGGGGCGACTACTAG
- a CDS encoding type IV toxin-antitoxin system AbiEi family antitoxin domain-containing protein, with protein MTASSLDLRRRLHAVAFGQAGYFSSAQAVEAGYSHQAQKYHVDAGNWTRVDRGIFRLPDWPPSPEDEYVRWTLWSRGRGVVSHESALRAHILSDADPARLHLTVPPGFRAQDDFVVTHIGELDPADRIDHHGWSVTSIPRTLADVAGTESVSQEIVDDAVRGALARGDTTERRLRRLAHDLPAVAALRFERALGTVGQ; from the coding sequence ATGACCGCCTCCTCGCTCGACCTACGCCGCCGCCTACACGCGGTCGCGTTCGGTCAGGCGGGCTATTTCTCTTCCGCCCAGGCCGTAGAGGCCGGGTACTCGCACCAGGCGCAGAAGTACCACGTGGACGCCGGGAACTGGACCAGAGTCGACCGTGGCATCTTCCGACTCCCCGACTGGCCGCCCAGTCCCGAGGACGAGTATGTCAGGTGGACCCTGTGGAGCCGGGGTCGCGGAGTTGTCTCGCACGAGTCGGCTCTTCGTGCCCACATTCTCTCAGACGCCGACCCGGCGCGCCTGCACCTGACGGTGCCCCCGGGGTTCCGCGCCCAAGACGATTTCGTGGTCACCCACATCGGTGAGCTTGATCCAGCCGACCGAATCGACCACCACGGTTGGTCGGTCACCTCGATCCCACGCACACTCGCCGACGTCGCGGGGACCGAATCAGTCTCGCAGGAAATCGTCGACGACGCGGTCCGTGGCGCCCTCGCCCGCGGGGACACCACGGAGCGCCGCCTCCGCCGCCTCGCGCACGACCTGCCCGCCGTCGCCGCGCTCCGCTTCGAGCGCGCGTTGGGAACCGTGGGCCAGTGA
- a CDS encoding DUF664 domain-containing protein, producing MPLFPATHTTQRETLLEWIDDALVNARSIIHGLTGDQLRARPVPSSELTLGLLILHIGEVAEGWLGRAAAAPDPVETGRSLPEAFAWAEEVNRVGPDATAEEILAEFDRRHGAGLAHLRAADLDAVVPVPTEMPWFPPGMAPFNGWWVAQHVLTEINRHSGHADILREAIDGRTMYDLIAEDQGIDMSYIGAWFAAHPEVPAPAW from the coding sequence ATGCCACTGTTCCCCGCCACCCACACCACCCAACGCGAGACCCTGCTCGAGTGGATCGACGACGCTCTCGTCAACGCCCGCTCGATCATCCACGGCCTCACCGGCGATCAACTGCGCGCGCGCCCGGTCCCGTCGAGCGAGCTGACGCTAGGTCTGCTCATCCTGCACATCGGTGAGGTGGCCGAGGGCTGGCTCGGCCGGGCCGCCGCCGCCCCGGACCCCGTGGAGACGGGACGCTCGCTGCCGGAGGCCTTCGCCTGGGCCGAGGAGGTCAACCGGGTGGGCCCCGACGCGACCGCCGAGGAGATCCTCGCCGAGTTCGACCGACGACACGGCGCGGGACTCGCCCACCTGCGGGCCGCCGACCTGGACGCGGTGGTCCCCGTCCCCACCGAGATGCCCTGGTTCCCTCCGGGGATGGCGCCGTTCAACGGCTGGTGGGTCGCGCAGCACGTCCTCACCGAGATCAACCGGCACAGCGGACACGCCGACATCCTCCGCGAGGCTATCGACGGGCGCACGATGTACGACCTGATCGCCGAGGACCAGGGCATCGACATGTCCTACATCGGCGCCTGGTTCGCCGCGCACCCCGAGGTCCCCGCGCCGGCGTGGTGA
- a CDS encoding nucleotidyl transferase AbiEii/AbiGii toxin family protein yields the protein MTDARARSVNHRLRNLAAEHRVDPLRLRNRLLFQLVLRRLAADSRWVLKGGFALETRLWLDARSTKDLDLARLSAGSPDADELHDLLDEALDHDPGDGFRLVARAPRPVRAEDELPTTWRVVIEAYLGSTEFGVVTLDVVTADHLDDDEVEHLLVEPLLLGEAFTVPAVDVDRHAAEKLHAYSRIYAHNRPSSRVKDLVDLALLLDRGLVDPTRLGVRLTAVFTDRDGEAPPADLEPPPGSWAEPFAAMAADLGLTYPDHASAFRAVRETYLIALSRTPPTEKDLP from the coding sequence GTGACTGACGCCCGCGCCCGGAGCGTCAATCACCGGCTGCGCAACCTCGCCGCCGAGCACCGAGTTGATCCGCTCCGCCTACGCAACCGTCTGCTCTTCCAGCTCGTCCTGCGGCGTCTCGCGGCGGACAGTCGCTGGGTCCTCAAGGGCGGGTTCGCCTTGGAGACCCGTCTCTGGCTTGACGCCCGCAGCACCAAGGACCTCGACCTGGCTCGACTCAGCGCCGGATCTCCCGACGCCGACGAGTTGCACGACCTCCTCGACGAGGCGTTGGACCACGATCCGGGAGACGGCTTCCGCCTAGTCGCCCGAGCGCCCCGGCCCGTCCGCGCGGAGGACGAGCTTCCCACCACGTGGCGGGTGGTGATCGAGGCCTATCTCGGGTCGACCGAGTTCGGGGTCGTCACCCTCGACGTCGTCACCGCCGACCACCTTGACGACGACGAGGTGGAGCACCTGCTCGTCGAACCGCTCCTGCTCGGCGAGGCGTTCACCGTCCCCGCCGTAGACGTAGACCGGCACGCAGCCGAGAAGCTGCACGCCTACTCGCGGATCTACGCGCACAACCGCCCGTCGTCCCGCGTCAAAGACCTCGTCGACCTCGCATTGCTCCTGGACCGTGGCCTCGTCGATCCGACGCGGTTGGGCGTGCGACTCACCGCGGTCTTTACCGATCGCGACGGCGAGGCGCCACCGGCCGACCTCGAACCACCGCCCGGGTCGTGGGCCGAGCCGTTCGCCGCCATGGCGGCTGATCTCGGGCTCACTTACCCCGACCACGCCTCCGCGTTCCGCGCCGTCCGCGAGACGTACTTGATCGCACTGTCCCGCACGCCCCCGACCGAGAAAGACCTCCCATGA
- a CDS encoding o-succinylbenzoate synthase — MTSVPRPESIDDLLARVHVVALPMRVRFRGITEREVALVEGPAGWGEFGAFPEYDDPEAAHWLRSALEMAWQGPPPALRSRVAVNATVPAVAASEVAGILDRFPGCTTVKVKVAEKGQQLVDDVARVAAVLQARPEARIRVDANGAWSVAEAAHAVRVLDQAVRAVDCTRAPGTGPVSLDGQGLEYVEQPCASVEELVQLRARLAADGVHVDVAADESIRRAEDPLRVVRAGGADRAVVKVAPLGGPRRLLAVASELGIPVTVSSALDSAVGVAAGVAAAAALPGGRSGPVGAGHSGPGDGGPGGGGPGGGGTRGDDEIPAAGLGTGGFFVEDVVEPGVFALVDGHLPVVAVSPDPARLDDLRVCGDRRDWWLDRVRRCHDLL, encoded by the coding sequence ATGACATCCGTGCCGCGCCCCGAGTCGATCGACGATCTGCTCGCCCGCGTCCACGTGGTGGCCCTACCGATGCGGGTCCGGTTCCGCGGCATCACCGAGCGGGAGGTGGCGCTGGTCGAGGGCCCGGCGGGGTGGGGCGAGTTCGGTGCCTTCCCGGAGTACGACGACCCGGAGGCCGCCCACTGGCTGCGCTCGGCGCTCGAGATGGCGTGGCAGGGGCCGCCTCCGGCCCTGCGCTCGCGGGTCGCCGTCAACGCCACGGTCCCGGCGGTCGCCGCGAGCGAGGTGGCGGGAATCCTCGACCGCTTCCCCGGCTGCACCACGGTCAAGGTCAAGGTGGCGGAGAAGGGGCAGCAGCTCGTCGACGACGTCGCCCGGGTCGCCGCCGTCCTGCAGGCCCGCCCCGAGGCCAGGATCCGGGTGGACGCCAACGGGGCCTGGTCGGTCGCCGAGGCCGCGCATGCCGTCCGGGTCCTGGACCAGGCCGTCCGGGCGGTCGACTGCACCCGCGCGCCGGGCACCGGGCCGGTCTCCCTCGACGGCCAGGGCCTGGAGTACGTCGAGCAGCCCTGCGCGAGCGTCGAGGAACTCGTGCAGCTGCGCGCGCGCCTGGCGGCGGACGGGGTGCACGTGGACGTGGCCGCCGACGAGTCCATCCGGCGGGCCGAGGACCCCCTACGCGTGGTGAGGGCGGGCGGCGCCGACCGCGCGGTGGTCAAGGTCGCGCCGTTGGGTGGGCCCCGCCGACTGCTGGCCGTGGCCTCTGAACTCGGCATACCGGTCACCGTCTCGAGCGCGTTGGACTCGGCGGTGGGGGTCGCGGCCGGCGTCGCGGCGGCTGCGGCGCTGCCGGGTGGCCGCTCCGGGCCGGTGGGCGCGGGACACAGCGGCCCGGGAGATGGCGGCCCGGGAGGTGGCGGCCCGGGAGGTGGCGGAACGAGAGGCGACGACGAGATCCCCGCCGCCGGCCTGGGCACCGGCGGGTTCTTCGTGGAGGACGTGGTCGAACCGGGCGTGTTCGCGCTGGTAGACGGCCATCTCCCCGTGGTGGCGGTGTCCCCGGACCCGGCGAGGCTGGACGACCTGCGGGTGTGCGGCGACCGCCGGGACTGGTGGCTCGACCGGGTCCGCCGTTGCCACGATCTGCTCTGA
- a CDS encoding 1,4-dihydroxy-2-naphthoyl-CoA synthase, with the protein MTESSAAQGETANPFDPTQWREVEGFRNGEDLTDLTYHRHVGEGRANGIVRIAFDRPEVRNAFRPHTVDELYRVFDHARRSPDVGTVLFTGNGPSAKDGGWAFCSGGDQRIRGRSGYQYSTEHDGDVAGATADKVDEARVKAEGGRLHILEVQRLIRTMPKVVICLVNGWAAGGGHSLHVVSDLTLASREHARFKQTDADVGSFDAGYGSAYLAKQVGQKLAREIFFLGQPYTAEEMFHMGAVNRVVDHAELESTAIEWARQINGKSPTAQRMLKFAFNLADDGLMGQQVFAGEATRLAYMTDEAVEGRDAFLEKRDPNWDDFPYYY; encoded by the coding sequence ATGACCGAGAGCAGCGCAGCGCAGGGCGAGACCGCGAACCCGTTCGATCCGACGCAGTGGCGGGAGGTCGAGGGCTTCCGCAACGGCGAGGACCTGACGGACCTGACCTACCACCGCCACGTGGGCGAGGGCCGGGCCAACGGGATCGTGCGGATCGCCTTCGACCGCCCGGAGGTGCGCAACGCCTTCCGGCCGCACACCGTGGACGAGCTGTACCGGGTGTTCGACCACGCCCGCCGCTCCCCCGACGTGGGCACGGTGCTGTTCACCGGGAACGGGCCGAGCGCCAAGGACGGCGGCTGGGCGTTCTGCTCGGGCGGCGACCAGCGGATCCGGGGCCGGTCGGGATACCAGTACTCGACCGAGCACGACGGGGACGTCGCCGGTGCGACCGCCGACAAGGTCGACGAGGCGCGGGTCAAGGCCGAGGGTGGCCGGCTGCACATCCTCGAGGTCCAGCGGCTCATCCGCACCATGCCCAAGGTGGTGATCTGCCTGGTCAACGGGTGGGCGGCCGGTGGTGGGCACTCCCTGCACGTGGTGAGCGACCTGACCCTGGCCTCCCGGGAGCACGCCCGGTTCAAGCAGACCGACGCCGACGTGGGGTCGTTCGATGCCGGCTACGGTAGCGCCTACCTGGCCAAGCAGGTGGGTCAGAAGCTCGCGCGCGAGATCTTCTTCCTGGGCCAGCCCTACACCGCCGAGGAGATGTTCCACATGGGCGCGGTCAACCGGGTCGTGGACCACGCCGAGCTCGAGAGCACGGCGATCGAGTGGGCGCGGCAGATCAACGGAAAGTCGCCCACCGCGCAGCGCATGCTCAAGTTCGCGTTCAACCTCGCCGACGACGGCCTGATGGGCCAGCAGGTGTTCGCCGGCGAGGCCACCCGCCTGGCCTACATGACCGACGAGGCGGTGGAGGGGCGCGACGCGTTCCTGGAGAAGCGCGACCCGAACTGGGACGACTTCCCCTACTACTACTGA
- the hsdR gene encoding EcoAI/FtnUII family type I restriction enzme subunit R yields MTSKQRGPLERDTCRDLVVPALRTAGWAAEAITPEYALAQTMRTGPDGTVQALPGRRVDYVLEIAPGQPVAVVEAKRAYRSARDGLQQALDYAKKLEVPLAIATNGSEIIVHDRSAGTERKVDGFPTPVEAWDSYRTFMKLDGPEADLLLEPLSRRKVSTDGTIHEPRYYQALAISAVLRALARGDQRILLLMATGTGKTFTAMQIVAKILGYQEKVRPEENYRVLYLADRDVLLTQPMRNDFGPAFGNERLQRVRLGADQSGELYFASYQALHQGAVGEELLEQFPRDFFDLVIVDECHRGSATANSRWRGTLDHFASAIHLGLTATPRDDTVHSYEYFGNPVYRYSLRDGIEDGYLAPYRIRRVILDADAEGWTPDPGQRDLYGREIPAGVYTTRDYERALSLLPRTRAMAHHLSGLLRQNSEHKAIVFCVSTQHADDVRSALIAENPDLVRADPEWVVRIVGVEEEKVRLLEAFCDTESASPVVATTSRLLSTGVDVPDLRYVVIFRPVGSSIEFKQIVGRGTRLFPEGGKAAFEVVDYVGASQHFSDPDFDGTPPDITIETTNGSGDVVDSTSEPGSDSTGTGAPAPADPMLNEPEPEFRTEDPDDVDNPGGTREPRTTYVVVDGIVTVTSEAAMVIDRSTGEPRMVEVRTVVEGTMSGFGDAASLGALWADESTRHEILESLAGRGIDVDGLRALADESGSDLFDVLLSMAFQTPVRTRAERARRARESHAEEIRAQSEAGRAVLVGLLQRYEGFGIDDISMRTVRLRPISNAGSISEIASAMGGPDALREAVRQVPDWLYGA; encoded by the coding sequence ATGACGAGCAAACAGCGCGGCCCACTCGAGCGCGACACGTGTCGCGACCTTGTGGTGCCCGCCCTCCGCACGGCTGGCTGGGCGGCAGAGGCGATCACGCCGGAGTATGCGCTCGCTCAGACGATGCGAACTGGACCGGATGGCACGGTCCAGGCGCTCCCCGGTCGGCGCGTGGATTATGTTCTCGAGATCGCCCCGGGTCAGCCGGTCGCCGTCGTCGAAGCCAAGCGTGCGTACCGCTCGGCTCGAGATGGGCTCCAACAGGCGCTCGACTACGCCAAGAAGCTCGAGGTCCCCCTCGCCATCGCGACGAACGGGTCCGAGATCATCGTCCATGACCGCTCGGCCGGGACTGAACGGAAGGTGGACGGATTCCCCACGCCTGTCGAGGCGTGGGACTCCTACCGCACATTCATGAAGCTCGACGGGCCGGAGGCCGACCTCCTCCTCGAGCCACTCAGTAGGAGGAAGGTCTCGACTGACGGAACGATCCACGAACCCCGCTACTACCAGGCGCTGGCGATCAGCGCGGTCCTCCGGGCGCTCGCCCGAGGTGATCAGCGGATCCTGCTCCTCATGGCCACTGGCACAGGCAAGACGTTCACCGCGATGCAGATCGTCGCCAAGATTCTCGGATACCAGGAGAAAGTGAGGCCCGAGGAAAACTACAGGGTGCTCTACCTGGCCGATCGGGACGTGCTCCTCACTCAGCCGATGCGCAACGACTTCGGTCCGGCCTTCGGCAACGAGCGGCTGCAACGTGTCCGGCTGGGCGCCGACCAGAGCGGGGAGCTGTACTTCGCGAGCTACCAGGCATTGCACCAGGGGGCAGTCGGTGAGGAACTCCTCGAGCAGTTTCCCCGAGACTTCTTCGACCTCGTCATCGTCGACGAGTGCCATCGCGGAAGTGCCACCGCCAACTCTCGATGGCGCGGCACCCTCGACCACTTCGCCTCCGCGATCCACCTCGGACTCACGGCCACCCCGCGCGACGACACGGTCCACAGCTACGAGTACTTCGGCAACCCTGTCTACCGCTACTCCCTCCGCGACGGGATCGAGGACGGCTACCTCGCTCCCTACCGAATTCGGCGGGTGATCCTCGACGCCGACGCCGAGGGCTGGACGCCCGACCCCGGGCAGCGGGATCTCTACGGCCGCGAGATACCGGCGGGGGTGTACACCACTCGCGACTACGAGCGCGCCCTCTCACTCCTGCCTCGCACCAGGGCCATGGCCCACCACCTGTCCGGGCTGCTTCGGCAGAACTCTGAGCACAAGGCGATCGTCTTCTGTGTGAGCACGCAGCATGCCGACGACGTCCGGTCCGCCCTCATCGCCGAGAACCCGGACCTCGTCCGCGCGGATCCTGAATGGGTCGTCCGGATCGTCGGCGTGGAGGAGGAGAAGGTGCGTCTACTCGAGGCGTTCTGCGACACGGAGTCGGCGTCGCCGGTCGTCGCCACCACGTCCCGGCTCCTGTCCACCGGCGTTGACGTCCCCGACCTGCGGTACGTCGTAATCTTCCGACCGGTGGGCTCGTCCATCGAGTTCAAGCAGATCGTCGGCCGAGGCACCAGGCTCTTCCCCGAGGGCGGAAAAGCTGCATTCGAGGTGGTCGACTACGTCGGTGCCTCTCAGCATTTCAGTGACCCGGACTTCGACGGCACGCCCCCCGACATCACGATAGAGACGACGAACGGCAGTGGCGACGTCGTCGACTCCACTTCCGAGCCCGGTAGCGACTCGACCGGAACCGGCGCCCCCGCGCCCGCCGACCCGATGCTGAACGAGCCCGAACCCGAGTTTCGGACCGAGGACCCTGACGACGTCGACAACCCCGGCGGGACCAGAGAGCCCCGAACTACTTACGTCGTGGTCGACGGCATCGTGACGGTGACCTCGGAGGCGGCGATGGTGATCGACAGGTCGACCGGCGAGCCCCGGATGGTCGAGGTCCGGACTGTGGTCGAGGGCACCATGTCCGGCTTCGGTGACGCCGCCTCGCTCGGCGCGCTGTGGGCGGACGAGTCCACCCGCCACGAGATCCTCGAGTCCCTGGCGGGGCGGGGAATCGACGTTGACGGACTCAGGGCACTTGCAGACGAGTCGGGTTCCGACTTGTTCGACGTACTTCTCTCGATGGCGTTCCAGACGCCGGTCCGGACGCGTGCCGAGCGGGCCCGCCGTGCACGGGAATCGCACGCCGAGGAGATCCGCGCCCAAAGCGAGGCCGGCCGAGCCGTTCTCGTCGGGCTCCTCCAGCGGTACGAGGGATTCGGCATCGACGACATCTCGATGCGCACCGTCCGGCTCCGGCCGATCTCTAACGCGGGGAGCATTTCCGAGATCGCCAGTGCGATGGGCGGCCCAGACGCTCTGCGCGAGGCAGTACGCCAGGTTCCCGACTGGCTCTACGGCGCGTAG
- a CDS encoding flavin reductase family protein, with protein MRTIHTPQDPPAKGLYALLTASIAPRPIAWVSSISADGVPNLAPYSFFTVACADPAILSVTSIGRKDTFRNVVETGEFVVNIGTESLMEVMNATSAPVGPEVDEFALSGLTAEPSEVVLAPRVAEEPIAFECVRHDVIDLGTSAMMLGRVVSVAISDEVLATDGLPDFDSLLPPSRLGRHHWGYAPRTRELPRPGR; from the coding sequence ATGCGCACCATCCACACTCCGCAGGATCCCCCGGCCAAGGGCCTGTACGCGCTGCTCACCGCGTCGATAGCCCCTCGGCCCATCGCCTGGGTCTCGAGCATCTCTGCGGACGGGGTACCGAATCTCGCCCCGTACTCGTTCTTCACAGTCGCCTGCGCCGATCCGGCGATCCTCTCGGTCACCTCGATCGGCCGCAAGGACACCTTCCGCAACGTGGTCGAGACCGGTGAGTTCGTGGTGAACATCGGGACCGAATCGCTGATGGAGGTCATGAACGCCACCTCGGCTCCGGTCGGCCCGGAGGTGGACGAGTTCGCCCTCTCGGGGCTGACCGCCGAGCCCTCCGAGGTGGTGTTGGCGCCACGGGTGGCGGAGGAACCGATCGCGTTCGAGTGCGTGCGGCACGATGTGATCGACCTCGGCACCAGCGCGATGATGCTCGGCCGCGTGGTGAGCGTGGCGATCTCCGACGAGGTGCTGGCCACCGACGGGCTGCCGGACTTCGACTCGCTGCTGCCGCCCTCGCGCCTGGGTCGTCACCACTGGGGCTACGCCCCGCGCACGAGGGAACTGCCGCGGCCCGGGAGGTAG
- a CDS encoding WS/DGAT domain-containing protein gives MRIPLRDQLWLMMDRTDNLMYINSVMWFAEIPDWDAVTEAIASRMVEPHPVFRRVPVRRGRRWYWQDDPDFDISNHLVHTRLASPGGRAEAEAHVAEQMGLQLPDDRPIWRAEFIEGYHGHGGEQEGALLLFRVQHGMVDGIRLTQLVLGLCDRDDDAPLPRVGRELSSSGGGILGAVGHAGKGVAKDSLGIARGLAGATLKFPVTLARLTKDVVAPGGELTRVPTRVVESLADTIDPTNTTTNTYRSVFRLLFEPRAPELSWSGQARARKKVSWVSGLDLDAVKRVAAVHDTTVTSVMIAAVSKALTRYLDAHGDRRVSDINLMVPMSVTPSSDDLPEELGNHITIILMRLPLGIDDADELIDAITTSMTRVRYSFEPHINFATMLSVAVTPTAVQHAVIDLFANKTVGQLTSVPGPVSMVRLAGTPVEGMLGWVPMSGDQALGICIFSYDGKVSVGIATDAELVPDPGRVAEMIEGQFATFDGWNEED, from the coding sequence GTGAGGATTCCGCTCCGGGATCAGCTGTGGCTGATGATGGACCGCACGGACAATCTGATGTACATCAACTCGGTGATGTGGTTCGCCGAGATCCCCGACTGGGACGCGGTCACCGAGGCGATCGCCTCCCGGATGGTCGAGCCCCACCCGGTGTTCCGCCGGGTCCCGGTGCGAAGGGGCCGCCGGTGGTACTGGCAGGACGACCCCGACTTCGACATCTCGAACCATCTCGTCCACACCCGCCTGGCCTCACCGGGCGGGCGCGCCGAGGCCGAGGCGCACGTCGCCGAGCAGATGGGTCTGCAACTCCCCGACGACCGACCCATCTGGCGTGCCGAGTTCATCGAGGGGTACCACGGCCACGGTGGCGAGCAGGAGGGTGCGCTCCTGCTGTTCCGCGTCCAGCACGGGATGGTCGACGGCATCCGGTTGACCCAGCTGGTCCTGGGGTTGTGCGACCGCGATGACGACGCCCCTCTGCCCCGGGTGGGGCGGGAGCTGTCCTCGTCGGGCGGCGGGATCCTGGGAGCGGTCGGCCACGCCGGGAAAGGGGTGGCCAAGGACTCGCTCGGCATCGCCCGCGGCCTGGCCGGCGCCACGCTCAAGTTCCCTGTGACGCTGGCGCGACTGACCAAGGACGTGGTGGCCCCGGGCGGGGAGCTGACCCGGGTGCCCACGCGTGTCGTGGAATCCCTGGCCGACACCATCGACCCCACCAACACGACGACCAACACCTACCGCTCGGTCTTCCGCCTGCTGTTCGAGCCCCGGGCACCCGAGCTGTCCTGGAGCGGCCAGGCTCGTGCCCGGAAGAAGGTCTCCTGGGTCTCCGGGCTGGACCTCGACGCCGTCAAGAGGGTGGCCGCGGTCCATGACACCACCGTGACCTCGGTGATGATCGCCGCGGTGTCCAAGGCACTGACCCGGTACCTCGACGCCCACGGGGACCGTCGGGTCTCGGACATCAACCTCATGGTCCCGATGTCCGTGACGCCCAGCAGCGACGATCTTCCGGAGGAACTGGGAAACCACATCACGATCATCCTCATGCGCCTGCCGTTGGGGATCGACGACGCGGACGAGCTCATCGATGCCATCACCACGTCCATGACCCGGGTGCGCTACTCGTTCGAACCACACATCAACTTCGCCACGATGCTCAGCGTGGCCGTCACCCCCACCGCGGTGCAGCACGCGGTGATCGACCTGTTCGCCAACAAGACCGTCGGCCAGCTCACCTCGGTGCCCGGGCCGGTCTCCATGGTGCGGCTCGCCGGCACTCCGGTCGAGGGGATGCTCGGCTGGGTCCCGATGAGTGGTGACCAGGCTCTTGGTATCTGCATCTTCAGCTACGACGGCAAGGTCTCCGTGGGCATCGCCACCGACGCGGAACTGGTTCCGGACCCGGGCCGGGTCGCCGAGATGATCGAGGGACAGTTCGCGACTTTCGACGGCTGGAACGAGGAGGACTGA